One Gemmatimonadota bacterium DNA segment encodes these proteins:
- a CDS encoding PQQ-binding-like beta-propeller repeat protein encodes MKLKRLLSGCVIAGLIVSTGIAEEVMWGFTPDRNLVSDAKNLPMNWNVETGENIAWKADLGSQSYAGPIRIGGKIFMGTNNQIERNPKITGDKGVIMAFRESDGKFLWQSAHPKLPAGRVNDWPQQGICSTPYIRGDRMYYISNQCRVVCADTEGFLDGENDGPYTGEEDTSDIGVDIIWEYDMMEELDVFPHNLATCSPVGTGNLLFVITANGVDEGHIAIPSPLSPSFIAVDLNTGELVWEKAYPGESILHGQWSNPAYGVINGKPQVICPGGDGWVYSVEPETGDLIWKFDCNPKDAVWELGGRGTRNAIISTPVIYDNKVFIGVGQDPEHGEGIGHLWAIDATGTGDVTGSHAVWHFGNENYNRTISTVGISDGLLYAADLSGFVYCLDVKTGKQHWKYDTFAAIWGSPFVADGKVYIGDEDGDVAILKAGTQFELINEINMGSAVYTTPIAKDGMLYIGTRNTLYAIKGE; translated from the coding sequence ATGAAATTGAAACGACTTTTGAGCGGATGTGTCATCGCTGGTTTGATCGTATCGACTGGTATTGCCGAAGAGGTTATGTGGGGATTTACTCCAGATCGCAACCTCGTGTCAGACGCAAAAAATTTGCCGATGAACTGGAATGTAGAAACGGGTGAAAACATCGCCTGGAAAGCAGATCTCGGTTCGCAGTCCTACGCCGGTCCCATCAGGATCGGTGGGAAAATATTTATGGGCACAAATAACCAGATCGAGCGCAATCCCAAAATTACGGGTGACAAGGGCGTGATCATGGCTTTTCGGGAATCCGATGGAAAATTTCTCTGGCAATCAGCGCATCCCAAGCTGCCTGCGGGGCGCGTCAATGACTGGCCGCAGCAGGGCATTTGCTCCACGCCTTATATTCGCGGAGATCGGATGTATTATATCTCGAATCAATGTCGCGTAGTGTGTGCGGATACAGAGGGTTTTTTGGATGGGGAAAATGACGGTCCATACACCGGGGAAGAGGATACGAGCGACATCGGTGTGGATATTATCTGGGAATACGACATGATGGAAGAACTGGATGTATTCCCTCACAATCTGGCGACCTGTTCGCCCGTGGGGACGGGCAATCTTTTGTTTGTCATCACCGCCAATGGTGTTGACGAGGGCCACATTGCCATCCCTTCGCCTCTGTCTCCCAGCTTTATTGCGGTCGATCTCAATACGGGAGAACTGGTATGGGAAAAAGCCTATCCGGGTGAAAGTATTTTGCACGGACAGTGGTCCAATCCCGCTTATGGCGTTATCAATGGCAAGCCGCAGGTGATCTGCCCTGGGGGCGATGGCTGGGTTTATTCAGTGGAACCCGAGACCGGCGACCTGATCTGGAAATTTGACTGCAATCCAAAAGACGCTGTGTGGGAGTTGGGCGGGCGCGGTACGCGCAATGCGATTATTTCTACTCCTGTTATTTACGATAACAAGGTGTTTATCGGCGTTGGGCAAGACCCGGAACACGGCGAGGGCATTGGTCATTTGTGGGCTATTGATGCGACGGGTACAGGGGATGTGACGGGAAGCCATGCGGTGTGGCATTTTGGCAATGAAAATTACAACCGGACTATTTCAACGGTGGGCATTAGCGATGGCCTGCTCTATGCGGCAGACCTGAGCGGGTTTGTCTATTGTCTCGACGTAAAAACCGGTAAACAGCACTGGAAATACGATACATTTGCCGCGATATGGGGATCGCCTTTTGTGGCTGATGGGAAGGTGTATATTGGGGATGAAGATGGCGATGTGGCGATTTTGAAAGCCGGAACCCAATTTGAATTGATCAACGAAATCAATATGGGCAGTGCCGTATATACCACGCCTATTGCAAAAGATGGCATGCTCTATATTGGCACGCGCAATACGCTGTATGCGATTAAGGGCGAGTAG
- a CDS encoding phytanoyl-CoA dioxygenase family protein has product MALTDTEQAFYDINGYVLKKGLISSCEISHIEREIAGLHERMAKNAPDGVGISWEEFEDEHLPRRIRQLMHSEVISGGLNRALRCDDMLDIIEALIGPNISLYHSKLLMKAACDGTAIPWHQDYAYWKREDNRPLMVNCQLAIDGADDENGCIQFIPGSHKWGLQEHERAQTSFGVFLPGHYRQRKDAVPVAMEPGDGVFFSALTIHGSGPNTSHRDRRMNTFAYNVTGNSEGQCREVLRGRTL; this is encoded by the coding sequence ATGGCGCTAACGGATACAGAACAAGCATTTTACGACATAAATGGATATGTGTTGAAAAAGGGATTGATTTCATCCTGTGAAATTTCCCATATCGAACGCGAAATTGCGGGCTTGCACGAGCGAATGGCAAAAAACGCCCCCGACGGAGTCGGGATCTCGTGGGAAGAATTTGAGGATGAACACCTGCCCAGGCGCATCCGACAGTTGATGCACAGCGAAGTGATCAGCGGGGGGTTAAATCGCGCATTGCGCTGCGATGATATGTTGGATATTATTGAAGCACTGATTGGGCCGAATATCTCACTGTATCACAGCAAGCTATTGATGAAAGCCGCCTGCGATGGCACGGCAATACCCTGGCATCAGGATTACGCGTATTGGAAACGCGAAGACAATCGGCCTCTGATGGTAAATTGCCAACTCGCCATTGACGGCGCAGATGATGAAAACGGATGTATTCAATTCATCCCCGGCAGCCACAAATGGGGCCTGCAAGAACACGAACGCGCACAAACGAGTTTTGGCGTATTTTTGCCGGGGCACTATCGCCAGCGAAAAGACGCGGTGCCCGTGGCAATGGAACCGGGCGATGGCGTATTTTTCAGTGCCCTGACTATCCATGGATCGGGACCAAACACATCGCATCGAGATCGCCGCATGAATACCTTTGCCTATAATGTGACAGGCAATAGCGAAGGACAGTGCCGCGAGGTTTTGCGCGGACGCACACTGTAG
- a CDS encoding PQQ-binding-like beta-propeller repeat protein, producing the protein MKIRILFSLLFCISLLGSISEASDWTHWRGPMQTGASPETGLISTWSPDGENLIWRREFIGRSTPIIVNGRVYVIGRTGKDITEQEHIACFNAETGDLVWEKKFNVWHSTITFNRLGWASLGADGETGNIYAHLVSGLLICFDTDGYVQWQRSLTEEFNRFSGYGGRLHTPVVDGDLVIISMGNRGWAGAPPSHRYVAFNKHTGETAWMARPGGGGQVDLTVYSTPVVTTIDGKRVLVAGNGNGGIFAFKVATGEKVWGFPFSKRGINTSPVVADNRVYIAHSEENVDNTALGRVACLDARTGKEIWRQDGMTAGYASPAVHAGRVYVIDNSANVHCLDAKTGKQYWEQNIGTVGKGSPTWADGKLYVTEVNGGFQILKTNNMGAEVLDKKKIAMPEGGHAEIYGSVAVAYRRIYFATEAGLFCLGDKNARFEVTPSPHAKRESAPSGAEPASILSIPAEVTIQQGEVLPLRAEAYDEKGRLIGNADAEWSLNGLDGEIKNNQFIPSRAGQGGWITAKLGELTRQTWVRVVPDVPWTEDFENVEVGTNPLHWVWGGRGFVVEEKDGNKVLAKPPAARGLDRSNLYVAPYKLSGYTIQADLMGTQNKRRRPDMGLVAHRYILDLQGIHQRLEVRSWSSDLRMAKRIDFHWDMGVWYTMKMRVDIEGGKAIVRGKVWKKGDPEPDAWSIEVEDPLPIEEGSPALYGYSPATIYYDNVKVW; encoded by the coding sequence ATGAAGATACGTATTCTTTTTTCTTTGTTATTCTGTATCTCTCTTTTGGGAAGTATTTCCGAGGCGTCTGATTGGACGCATTGGCGTGGTCCTATGCAAACTGGCGCTTCGCCGGAGACAGGACTTATTTCTACATGGTCCCCTGATGGAGAAAATCTGATCTGGCGCCGCGAGTTTATCGGTAGATCTACACCGATTATTGTGAATGGTCGGGTCTATGTTATCGGGCGAACCGGCAAAGACATAACCGAGCAGGAGCACATCGCGTGTTTTAATGCGGAAACGGGTGATCTTGTGTGGGAAAAAAAGTTCAATGTCTGGCACTCAACCATAACCTTCAATCGTCTGGGATGGGCAAGTCTGGGTGCCGATGGCGAGACCGGTAATATTTACGCCCATCTCGTCAGTGGGTTATTGATCTGTTTTGATACCGATGGCTATGTCCAATGGCAGCGGTCTCTAACCGAAGAATTTAACCGATTCTCCGGTTATGGCGGGCGATTGCACACGCCCGTTGTCGATGGCGATCTGGTCATCATCAGCATGGGCAATCGCGGGTGGGCTGGCGCACCGCCATCTCATCGGTATGTTGCTTTTAATAAGCATACGGGTGAAACTGCGTGGATGGCTCGTCCAGGCGGCGGTGGGCAGGTTGATTTAACCGTTTACTCGACGCCTGTTGTCACGACAATTGACGGGAAGCGCGTGCTGGTTGCCGGCAATGGCAATGGCGGTATTTTTGCCTTCAAAGTCGCAACGGGTGAAAAAGTATGGGGTTTTCCATTCAGTAAGCGAGGCATCAATACCTCGCCTGTCGTGGCTGACAATCGCGTTTATATCGCACATAGCGAAGAAAATGTCGATAATACCGCCCTGGGGCGCGTTGCATGTCTGGATGCGCGCACGGGCAAAGAAATCTGGCGACAAGACGGTATGACCGCGGGCTATGCTTCGCCAGCGGTTCACGCGGGGCGCGTCTATGTGATCGACAATTCGGCCAATGTGCATTGTTTAGACGCCAAAACGGGAAAGCAATATTGGGAGCAGAATATCGGCACTGTGGGCAAGGGGTCGCCGACCTGGGCCGATGGAAAACTCTATGTTACTGAGGTCAATGGCGGCTTCCAGATTCTCAAAACGAATAATATGGGTGCGGAAGTACTCGACAAAAAGAAGATCGCGATGCCCGAGGGTGGGCATGCCGAGATCTACGGGTCAGTCGCTGTTGCGTATCGCCGCATCTATTTTGCGACCGAAGCCGGTTTGTTTTGTCTGGGCGATAAAAACGCGCGGTTTGAAGTCACGCCTTCTCCTCATGCAAAGCGCGAAAGCGCGCCTTCGGGTGCCGAACCCGCATCTATTCTTTCGATTCCGGCTGAGGTGACCATACAACAGGGCGAAGTATTGCCCTTGCGGGCAGAGGCTTATGACGAAAAGGGGCGCTTGATCGGCAATGCCGACGCCGAGTGGTCGTTGAATGGCCTGGATGGAGAAATAAAGAATAATCAGTTTATACCATCCAGAGCGGGACAGGGCGGATGGATCACGGCTAAGCTGGGAGAATTAACCCGACAAACCTGGGTGCGCGTGGTGCCCGATGTGCCCTGGACAGAGGATTTTGAGAATGTTGAAGTCGGTACAAATCCATTGCACTGGGTGTGGGGGGGCAGGGGTTTTGTGGTGGAGGAAAAAGATGGCAACAAGGTGCTGGCAAAACCGCCAGCTGCACGCGGCTTAGATCGCTCAAATCTCTATGTGGCGCCGTACAAACTCAGTGGTTATACTATTCAGGCCGATCTGATGGGTACGCAAAACAAGCGCCGGCGTCCCGATATGGGGCTTGTCGCGCATCGCTATATTCTCGACCTTCAGGGCATTCACCAGCGCCTTGAAGTGCGGTCGTGGTCGTCGGATTTGCGCATGGCGAAACGCATTGATTTCCATTGGGATATGGGGGTATGGTACACCATGAAAATGAGAGTTGATATTGAAGGGGGTAAAGCTATTGTTCGGGGCAAAGTTTGGAAAAAAGGCGATCCCGAACCCGATGCGTGGAGCATTGAAGTAGAGGATCCCCTGCCGATAGAAGAGGGCAGCCCCGCGCTTTACGGCTATTCACCTGCCACGATTTACTACGATAATGTGAAAGTTTGGTAA
- a CDS encoding iron-containing alcohol dehydrogenase has translation MKAFDFYPTTRVVFGEGTLAQLGKLSEKLGGSRILFVTDPGIVSAGLADRAIAVLQRASLDFFVFDGVGENPTNAHIDAGVAFAKTHGDIDLIVGMGGGSAMDCAKGINFILTNGGEIKDYQGMGHATEPLLPSIGIPTTAGTGSEAQSYALISDAKTHVKMACGDLKARFQSVILDPSLVESVPRDVAAAAGIDAIAHAIESYVCTRRNAISMMFAQKAWQLLSSSFERMLKDASDSEARGKMLLGAHFAGAAIENAMLGAAHACANPLTAYFGIVHGVAVALMLPAVVQFNRETAGVRYRGLGDDVDELVEKVVFLKECANLPSRLRDLGVARDSLPMLARDATEQWTGTFNPRPVDEDDFLALYESVY, from the coding sequence ATGAAAGCATTTGATTTTTATCCCACTACGCGCGTGGTGTTTGGGGAGGGCACACTTGCGCAATTGGGGAAATTATCAGAAAAATTGGGCGGTAGCCGTATTCTTTTTGTGACCGATCCAGGGATTGTAAGTGCCGGGCTTGCAGACCGTGCGATTGCGGTGCTTCAACGCGCTTCCCTGGATTTTTTTGTGTTTGATGGTGTGGGCGAAAATCCTACGAACGCGCATATAGATGCCGGTGTCGCGTTTGCAAAAACACATGGAGATATTGATCTGATCGTCGGGATGGGCGGGGGCAGTGCGATGGATTGCGCCAAGGGGATCAATTTTATCCTGACAAACGGCGGAGAGATAAAAGATTATCAGGGGATGGGACATGCGACAGAGCCTCTGTTGCCTTCTATTGGGATTCCAACGACTGCGGGTACGGGAAGCGAGGCGCAGTCCTACGCGCTTATTTCCGATGCGAAAACGCATGTCAAGATGGCCTGTGGCGATCTGAAGGCGCGGTTTCAGAGTGTTATTCTCGATCCGTCACTGGTTGAAAGTGTGCCGAGAGATGTCGCAGCAGCAGCGGGTATAGACGCCATCGCACACGCTATTGAGAGTTACGTTTGTACCCGCCGCAATGCTATTTCTATGATGTTCGCACAAAAGGCCTGGCAATTGCTTTCGTCGAGTTTTGAACGCATGCTGAAGGATGCTTCCGATAGCGAGGCGAGAGGTAAAATGCTTTTAGGCGCGCATTTTGCCGGTGCGGCTATTGAGAATGCCATGTTGGGGGCAGCCCATGCGTGTGCCAATCCATTGACCGCGTATTTTGGCATTGTACATGGTGTCGCTGTGGCACTTATGCTGCCCGCTGTCGTCCAATTTAATAGAGAAACCGCAGGCGTGCGCTATCGCGGACTTGGAGATGATGTTGATGAACTCGTCGAGAAGGTCGTTTTTTTGAAAGAATGTGCGAATCTGCCTTCTCGATTGCGCGACCTGGGTGTAGCCCGTGACAGCCTTCCAATGCTGGCAAGAGATGCGACCGAACAATGGACGGGCACTTTTAATCCGAGACCCGTGGATGAAGATGATTTTCTCGCCCTTTACGAATCGGTTTATTGA
- a CDS encoding DUF3857 and transglutaminase domain-containing protein, translated as MRSTTAQILILGLLFCAGPLLAQEWGEVSEETLGMTGIPEDSEADAVILFDKGTIAITLRFELVIQRHTRIKILTERGLKYGDVSIYLGSDDKIDELRAQTILPNGKKVTLSKKDIFTKKRRSGSEKVFAIPGVEVGAVIEYAYEITSRRLTFLAPWQFQHGVFTRLSELILIIPEGFDYRAFASNAYVPDPHRESFQIADPQMGTSFVGRFVWRAENLPALKREPYITTLKDYWATLFFQIVSYRNPKDTMADPVIFIKTWDDLAEILHKSYNPSIKKTRTLERRTLALVSEIQDDRTRAEAIYGYVRDSIETSAPSGSRKRPNDLLKRKKGSSLEKNLLLIAMLKVAGLEASPLRISTRINGRLQENWPQLQQLNYTIAHLSIDDDVYFLDTNDSQCPFVLLPPRLLSGKGFLIGEEEGKIVEIPIPKDAGTSRANTQAKLTESGDLLCQTTLQFEGYRGISERKDLDEEKPGKYVKDILENRFGDVVIDTFQIAQDKDVDMPLEVKIDYRVQNYAQVAGDMVYCPSSLIHQRQSNPFKNEKRLFPVEFNYGFASEEIVDLTLPDGFEVVEIPEVQKVTSLGIRFQSDCQADSNRVHLQRTFSVNRVYYTPAQYSRLRNAYAKIVSADQGQIVLRRRPLEAEE; from the coding sequence ATGCGATCTACAACCGCACAAATTCTGATTCTGGGGCTGCTATTTTGCGCAGGACCTCTCCTGGCGCAGGAGTGGGGTGAGGTGTCTGAAGAAACTCTGGGCATGACCGGCATTCCCGAAGACTCTGAGGCCGATGCCGTTATTTTGTTCGATAAAGGCACTATCGCTATTACATTGCGATTCGAGCTTGTGATTCAGCGACACACTCGAATTAAAATTCTCACCGAACGCGGTCTAAAATACGGCGATGTGTCCATCTATCTCGGCTCTGATGACAAGATAGATGAATTGCGGGCGCAGACTATTTTGCCAAATGGCAAAAAGGTCACACTTTCAAAAAAAGACATTTTTACAAAAAAGCGCAGAAGTGGGTCTGAAAAGGTATTCGCCATACCCGGTGTGGAGGTGGGAGCTGTTATTGAATACGCCTATGAAATTACCAGCAGACGACTGACATTTCTCGCCCCCTGGCAGTTCCAGCATGGCGTATTTACCAGGCTGAGTGAGTTGATCTTGATTATTCCAGAGGGTTTCGATTATCGAGCCTTTGCCAGCAATGCCTACGTTCCCGACCCACATAGAGAGTCCTTCCAAATTGCCGATCCCCAAATGGGTACCTCTTTTGTCGGCAGATTTGTATGGCGCGCTGAAAATTTGCCAGCTCTTAAACGGGAACCTTACATTACGACGCTCAAAGATTATTGGGCCACGTTATTTTTTCAGATTGTCTCTTATCGAAATCCCAAAGATACAATGGCCGATCCTGTCATATTCATTAAAACATGGGACGACCTCGCGGAAATTTTGCACAAGAGTTATAACCCTTCTATCAAAAAAACCAGGACCCTGGAAAGACGAACACTTGCTCTGGTATCCGAGATACAGGATGACCGCACCCGGGCTGAGGCTATTTACGGCTATGTGAGAGACTCGATTGAAACATCTGCGCCAAGTGGAAGTCGCAAAAGACCCAACGATTTGCTCAAAAGAAAAAAGGGCAGTTCGTTGGAAAAAAACCTGTTGTTAATCGCGATGCTGAAAGTAGCTGGTCTCGAAGCCAGTCCGTTGCGTATCTCCACCCGCATCAATGGGCGTTTGCAAGAGAACTGGCCTCAATTGCAGCAACTCAACTACACGATTGCACACCTGTCCATAGATGATGACGTTTATTTTTTGGATACAAATGACAGTCAGTGTCCGTTTGTACTGCTACCACCCAGGTTATTGTCTGGAAAAGGGTTTTTGATTGGGGAGGAAGAAGGCAAAATTGTCGAAATTCCCATACCGAAAGATGCGGGTACAAGTAGAGCAAATACTCAGGCAAAGCTGACCGAAAGCGGCGATCTCCTGTGCCAAACAACACTGCAATTTGAAGGGTATCGCGGGATTTCAGAACGAAAGGATCTGGACGAAGAGAAACCGGGGAAATACGTCAAAGATATTCTGGAAAACCGTTTTGGAGATGTGGTGATCGATACATTTCAGATCGCCCAGGACAAAGATGTCGATATGCCTTTGGAAGTTAAGATCGACTATCGGGTTCAAAATTACGCTCAGGTGGCTGGCGATATGGTTTATTGTCCATCGAGTTTGATCCATCAGCGTCAGTCCAATCCCTTTAAGAACGAAAAAAGGCTTTTTCCCGTCGAGTTCAACTACGGCTTTGCATCTGAAGAAATAGTAGATCTGACTCTGCCGGATGGGTTCGAGGTTGTCGAAATACCCGAAGTACAAAAAGTTACATCCCTCGGGATCAGGTTTCAGTCTGATTGTCAGGCAGATAGCAATCGCGTGCATCTCCAGCGGACGTTTTCTGTGAACCGCGTTTATTACACACCGGCGCAATATTCCCGGCTGCGGAACGCATATGCAAAGATTGTAAGTGCCGATCAAGGACAGATTGTCTTGCGCCGAAGGCCACTGGAAGCTGAAGAATAA
- a CDS encoding aldehyde dehydrogenase family protein: MIHLPILRAGEPYTSLSVQEVSHIQTGEPLVQVSQANRGLVAKDLNGAAANKRVLDRLSVSELVGITRKAARLFAEADLPIGDHIQTPDDYVKQVSGTTGMPEALCRANMEKIQLVCTEIEAILGGLTRGLDLAVFDEGWHNQDGRSLSYICQADALGAILPSNSPGVHALWVPSIPLKVPLVLKPGREEPWTPFRIAQAFIEAGCPPEAFGFYPTDHGGATEILIRCGRSMLFGGGATVAPWLSDPRVEIHGPGQSKVIIGEDVIDRWEDYLDISVASIAANGGRSCINASGVWVPAHGREIAEALAERLAKIVGRPLDDPDAQIAAFTNPTFADQISTTIDIHLKTPGAEDLTEKLRGDRLVEIDGLKFLNPTVVWCDDFEHPLANTEYLFPYASVVEVPQSEILDKIGPSLVVTAITEDSAFIDNLLNSSHVERLNVGAIPTPQISWDQPHEGNLFEHLYRQRALQWAKQA, encoded by the coding sequence ATGATTCACTTACCCATTTTACGCGCGGGGGAACCGTACACGAGTTTGAGCGTTCAGGAGGTGTCGCATATTCAAACTGGCGAGCCGCTCGTTCAGGTCAGTCAGGCAAACCGGGGGCTGGTCGCAAAAGACTTAAATGGGGCGGCGGCGAACAAACGGGTGCTCGACAGGCTGAGTGTATCCGAACTCGTGGGTATAACCCGCAAAGCCGCACGCTTGTTTGCAGAAGCCGATTTGCCCATTGGCGACCATATCCAGACGCCCGATGACTATGTCAAACAGGTGTCTGGCACGACGGGGATGCCCGAAGCTCTTTGCCGCGCGAATATGGAAAAAATTCAACTCGTGTGTACGGAGATCGAAGCTATTTTAGGTGGTCTCACGCGCGGGTTAGACCTCGCTGTGTTCGATGAGGGCTGGCACAATCAGGATGGTCGCTCTCTCAGCTATATTTGCCAGGCCGATGCCCTTGGGGCCATATTGCCGAGTAATTCACCGGGGGTACACGCGCTGTGGGTTCCCTCTATACCGCTCAAAGTGCCCCTTGTTCTCAAACCCGGACGGGAAGAGCCATGGACGCCTTTCCGGATTGCGCAGGCGTTTATCGAAGCGGGGTGTCCGCCAGAAGCGTTTGGGTTTTATCCGACTGATCACGGCGGTGCCACTGAAATTTTGATTCGCTGCGGTCGTTCCATGCTCTTTGGGGGCGGGGCGACGGTCGCGCCCTGGTTGAGCGATCCCCGCGTGGAAATCCACGGGCCTGGACAGAGTAAGGTCATTATTGGCGAAGATGTGATAGACCGCTGGGAAGACTATCTCGACATCTCGGTTGCTTCGATTGCTGCAAATGGCGGTCGCTCCTGTATCAATGCATCGGGTGTGTGGGTTCCCGCGCATGGTCGAGAAATTGCCGAAGCACTCGCAGAGCGATTGGCAAAAATTGTCGGGAGACCTCTGGATGATCCAGATGCGCAGATCGCGGCATTTACCAATCCCACATTCGCCGATCAAATTTCGACGACTATAGACATCCATCTGAAAACTCCGGGGGCTGAAGATCTGACTGAAAAATTGCGCGGTGATCGGCTGGTCGAGATCGATGGCTTGAAGTTCTTAAATCCCACAGTTGTCTGGTGTGATGATTTTGAACATCCTCTCGCAAATACCGAATATTTGTTCCCATACGCGAGCGTGGTCGAAGTTCCACAGTCGGAAATTCTGGACAAGATTGGACCGAGTCTCGTGGTGACAGCAATAACAGAGGACAGTGCATTTATCGACAATTTGCTCAATTCGTCCCATGTAGAAAGATTGAATGTGGGTGCGATTCCCACGCCTCAGATTTCATGGGATCAACCACACGAGGGCAATTTGTTCGAACACCTGTACCGTCAGCGCGCGCTGCAATGGGCGAAACAGGCTTAG
- a CDS encoding DUF3857 domain-containing protein: MSFIRSALVVLLIVAHVPADADCVGEDVDAVIVLDENEFVVRGKNKATYRKHRIIKINTEAGRKYGQVVVRENRYVKCTHVSGKILDAEGKLIRKLGKGDIQKNPYFPEYILYQDTKYQAFELKANTFPYTVEYTYEQEYESLFFWPSWFPQADIPVLQSTYTVVGHDKIDYRTHAVGLIEPPVMVKASERKWQLTHIKPRAREQSMPPEDRIQMRLFFAPVAFKIGKSPGSFASWDAVAKWYGVLADGRYDLPPVAVQKVRELVSEASSDRQKVEILYRYLQDHTRYVAIELGIGAWQPYSAEWVFKNKYGDCKDLSTFMVAMLKACGISAYPTLIGTRNRGVLIREFPSNQFNHCITFVPLQRDTLWLECTADLIAAGELPSADEGCDVLVVKENAGEIVRTPESTSADNRQISTIKGHLTASGKLTFSGQLSGTGNIATRLRHSLRDNKGEDRKRYLGRKLGRYLPVLDLATYEIDHLLQDFDQPLEVRVSGTSEKFGARSAKRLFVNPNILNRVRPASVPRAKKRQFSMYYSYPYTYIDTLSIDIPEGYVLETAPDPVEITTPFGLFKTTSHFSDGALHYTRTFRLDKKQIPRSDYEAYVSFMKDIVKNDQAPYVFVAGTNR, translated from the coding sequence ATGTCTTTCATAAGGTCGGCACTTGTGGTCTTGCTGATTGTTGCCCATGTGCCAGCAGATGCGGACTGCGTTGGGGAGGATGTTGATGCGGTTATCGTGTTGGATGAAAACGAATTTGTCGTAAGAGGAAAAAATAAGGCGACATATCGCAAACATCGGATTATTAAAATCAACACTGAAGCGGGCAGGAAGTACGGACAGGTAGTAGTTCGCGAAAATAGATACGTCAAATGCACCCATGTCTCGGGAAAAATTTTGGATGCAGAGGGCAAGTTGATTCGCAAATTGGGCAAAGGAGACATTCAGAAAAATCCGTACTTTCCCGAGTACATCCTGTATCAGGATACCAAATATCAGGCATTTGAACTGAAGGCCAACACGTTTCCATATACAGTGGAATATACCTATGAACAGGAATACGAAAGCCTGTTCTTCTGGCCTTCGTGGTTTCCACAGGCAGATATTCCCGTTCTGCAGTCAACCTATACTGTTGTGGGGCATGACAAAATTGATTATCGAACCCATGCCGTTGGGTTGATAGAACCACCTGTAATGGTGAAGGCGTCTGAACGCAAGTGGCAGTTGACGCATATTAAACCCAGAGCCAGAGAACAGTCTATGCCTCCTGAAGACAGAATCCAGATGAGGCTCTTTTTTGCGCCTGTTGCCTTCAAAATTGGGAAGTCTCCAGGATCGTTCGCCTCATGGGATGCTGTGGCAAAATGGTACGGGGTGCTGGCAGATGGCCGATATGACCTGCCGCCAGTTGCAGTGCAGAAAGTACGAGAACTGGTATCTGAAGCCAGCAGTGACCGGCAGAAAGTGGAGATTCTCTATCGCTATCTCCAGGATCACACGCGGTATGTGGCTATTGAACTGGGCATTGGGGCGTGGCAACCGTATTCGGCAGAATGGGTTTTTAAGAATAAGTATGGCGACTGCAAGGATCTATCTACATTCATGGTTGCGATGCTCAAAGCTTGTGGTATCTCGGCGTATCCAACTCTGATTGGCACGCGCAACCGCGGCGTGTTGATTCGGGAATTTCCTTCCAATCAGTTCAATCACTGTATCACATTTGTTCCCTTGCAACGCGATACGCTCTGGTTGGAATGCACGGCCGACCTCATAGCTGCGGGGGAGTTGCCATCCGCAGATGAGGGATGCGATGTGCTCGTGGTTAAGGAGAACGCCGGAGAAATCGTCCGCACGCCGGAAAGTACAAGTGCCGATAACCGTCAGATTAGCACCATAAAAGGCCATCTCACAGCATCGGGTAAACTTACTTTTTCCGGGCAGCTATCGGGCACAGGTAATATCGCAACGCGATTGAGACACAGTCTGCGGGATAACAAGGGCGAAGACCGCAAGCGCTATTTGGGCAGAAAATTGGGCAGGTATTTACCCGTGTTGGATCTGGCAACTTATGAGATTGATCATCTGCTCCAGGACTTCGATCAACCGCTTGAGGTGCGAGTTAGCGGTACGTCCGAAAAATTTGGTGCTCGAAGCGCGAAGAGACTATTTGTGAATCCCAATATCTTGAATCGCGTCAGGCCCGCGAGTGTGCCCAGAGCGAAAAAACGACAATTCTCTATGTACTATTCCTATCCATATACGTACATTGATACTCTATCTATTGATATACCAGAAGGTTATGTTCTGGAAACTGCGCCCGATCCGGTGGAAATTACAACGCCATTCGGCCTTTTCAAAACCACCAGTCATTTTTCAGATGGTGCATTGCATTATACCCGAACATTTAGATTAGATAAAAAACAAATACCGCGTTCAGATTACGAGGCCTATGTGTCTTTTATGAAGGATATTGTGAAAAACGATCAAGCTCCTTATGTTTTTGTGGCTGGGACAAATAGATGA